GTATCCAACCTGGATGTGTGATTTCTATCTACAGTAGTAGGTCAAGGGCTCAGCCAGCGGCTGACTCGTGCGAGAAGAGAGAGGCCCGATAGCGTTTTTATCGGGCCTTTTATTTGAGGCTACTGAGAGCCAAGCCTGGGTATGTTCCCGCTCGGCGTCATTCTGGGGGGACAACGTAATATGATCCGCTTATCGCCGTCCGATGTAGCCGCTGCACAATGTAAATTGTTGACCCAGCCAAGGGACAAAGATGAAGCTCGTGTGCGTATCCGATACCCACAGCCTGCATTGGGACATCCCGGACATCCCGGATGGAGATGTACTGATTCATGCGGGAGACAGCCTTGGCCAAGGCACGCTGAATAACGTTGAAGACCTCAATAACTGGCTGGGGGCCTTGCCTCACCGCCACAAGATCGTCATTGCCGGCAACCATGACTGGGCGTTTCAGGACACCCCCGAGTTGGCCCGGAAGGCGTTGAGCAATGCTATCTATCTGGAAGACAACGGTGTCGAAATTGAAGGCGTCCGGTTCTGGGGTTCGCCCTGGACGCCGGCTTTTATGGACTGGGCCTTCATGCTGGACCGAGGGCAGCCGTTGCATGATGTGTGGGCTCTCATTCCAGAGAATACGGATGTGCTCGTTACCCACGGACCACCGCTGGGATATGGCGATACGGTTGATCTGGGCCTGGGCAGCCATAATGTGGGTTGCCGGGATCTTCTGGAGCGGATCGATGAGCTACGCCTGAAAGCAGTCATTTTCGGCCATATCCATGAGGGTTACGGGGTGTACCAGCGGGGCGGTACGCCGCTGCTCAACGCCAGCTCGTGTACCGAGCGTTATGAGCCTTATAACCCGCCCATTGTCCTCGATCTGGATCACGCAGGAGAATAAAGTTTCCCTGCCGATATTTCCGGCAAAAAAACTCCGGTCAGAGTGATCTGCCGGGGATTTTTTATGCGTTCGACTCAGCCAGCCTGCATTTCCTGTATCGCCTTGTTCACCCAAGCCTCGGCCTGCTTGTTAACCTCGACGATGGAGCGTGGATCCGCACCTTTGGGGTAGATGGCGGGCCCGATCTTCACCTGTACTGTACCGGGGCGCTTGCCCCAGCCGTTGCGCGGCCAGAACTCACCGGCATTGTGCGCTACAGGCACCACAGGGGCGTTGTTGGCGCAGGCCAGGGCACTGCCCCCGCGGGTGAACTTGATCGGGCTGCCAGGCAGCACCCGGGTGCCTTCAGGGAATACCAGCACCCACATGCCATCCCGCAGGCGCTGACCACCGATGCGGTTCAGTTGCTGTAAGGAGCTACGCGCCTTGCTGCGATTGATGGCGATGGGTTTGAGCAGGGCGTAGGCCCAGCCGAAGAAGGGTACGTATAACAGTTCCTTCTTGATCAGCTGTGTTTGTGGACGGAAGATCTGCTGCAGGAAAAAGGTTTCCCAGGTGCTCTGGTGATTGGACAAGATCACGCCGGGCTGATCCGGGATGTTCTCCAGACCGGTCACTTCGTAGCGAATACCGACCATGCGTCGCGTCAGCCAGATAGCGAAACGGCACCACCATTCCAGCACCAGCTTGAAGCGCATACGGTATGGCAGAAACGGAGCGATAACCAGCATCAACACACCCCATATGGCGGCGCTGGCGGACAGTAGCAGATAGAACAGGGTGACGCGCAGAACCATCAACACGGACATTGGATCAGGATTCCAGCAGGTAACTGGCCACGGCGGCCAGATCATCAAACACACGGGTACCGGCAGGCAGGTCTTTACCTTCGGTCATCCGTCCTTTCCCGGTACGTACCAGATAGGGCTGACAGCCCATCGCCGCACCGGCTTGCAAGTCGCGCAGACTGTCTCCAACCGTTGGCACGCCATCAAGAGCAACAGCGTAATGCGCGGCAATCTGTTGAAACAGGCCGGACAGCGGTTTGCGGCAATCGCAGCCATCATCCGGGCCATGCGGACAATGCCGGATCAGGTCAATCCGCCCGCCTTGCTGAGTGACCAGGTCATGCAACCGCTGATGCATGGCCTGCAACGTCTGCTCGCTGAAATAGCCGCGCGCCAGACCGGACTGATTGGTGGCGACGGCTACCGTCCAGCCGGCTTGGCTAAGCCGGGCGATGGCATCGATGGACCCCGGTAGCGGGATCCACTCATCCACTGATTTGACGAAGGCGTCGGAGTCTTCGTTGATGACCCCGTCGCGGTCGAGAATGATCAGTTTCATCCGAGCAGGGAGATGTCAGCGACGCCCAGGAACAGCCCGCGCAGACGGGCCAGCAACGCATAGCGGTTGGCTTTGACCTGTGGATTCTCGGCTTTGACCAGTACCTGGTCAAAGAACGCATCCACCGGTTCGCGCAAAGCCGCCAGCTGTTCCAGCGTGGCGCGGTACTGACGCTCTGCGGCCAAGGGGGTGACTTTGGCCTCCGCGTCCAATACAGCGTCGGCCAGGGCCTGCTCAGGGGTTTCATTCAACAATGCCGGGTCTATGGCGGCTGGCACGGCGCTGTCAGCCTTGGCCAGAATGTTCGACACCCGTTTGTTGGCAGCCGACAGCGCAGCGGCTCCCGGCAACTGGCGGAATGCCTGAACCGCCTGCACACGCTGATCAAAGTCCAGCGGCGAATCAGGATGGACGGCGCGCACCGACTGATACACGGCCACATCGATACCTTCATCTTCATAGCGCGCACGCAGGCGGTCGAAGATGAAGTCCTGTACCTGATCGACCAGACCTTCGCTTTTTACTGCGACGCCATATTGCGCAATGGCGGTTTCCAGGGCAGCGTGCAGATCCAGTTCCAACCGCTTCTCGATGAGGATGCGCAGTACACCCAGCGCAGCGCGGCGCAATGCATAGGGGTCCTTGCTACCGGTCGGCAGCATGCCGATCCCGAAGATGCCGACCAGCGTATCGAGCTTGTCAGCCAGGGCCACAGCGGCGCCGGTCAGCGTGCTCGGCAGCTCGGCACCGGCGCCGCGCGGCATGTACTGCTCGTTCAGCGCCAGCGCCACATCCTCGGCCTCGCCATCGTGTCCGGCATAATAGTAGCCAGCGATACCCTGCAGCTCAGGAAACTCGCCGACCATTTCACTGGCCAGATCGCATTTGCTCAGCAGACCGGCGCGCGCAGCATTGGCCGTGTTGCCGCCGATGCGCTGGGCGATGAAGGCGGCCAGGCTGGAAACCCGTACGGCCTTGTCATACACGCTGCCCAACTGCGCCTGGAATACCACATTGGCCAGCCGCTCATTGTTCTGTTCCAGCGTGTGCTTCTTGTCCTGCTGGAAGAAGAACTCGGCATCGGTCAGACGCGGACGAACTACCTTTTCGTTACCGGAAATGATCTGCGCCGGATCGCTGCTCTCGATATTGGCCACAGTGATGAAGCGCGGCAGCAGACGACCATTGGCGTCCAGCAGGCAGAAATACTTCTGGTTGTCCTGCATGGTGGAAATCAGCGCTTCCTGAGGTACGTCGAGGAAGCGTTCCTCGAAGCTGCACACCAGCGGCACCGGCCATTCGACCAGCGCGGTCACCTCGTCCAGCAGATCTTCGGGAATGATTGCGGTGCCCTGCTGTTCGCTCGCCAGTTGCTCCACTCGCTGGCGGATCAATTCGCGGCGCTCGGCGAAGTCAGCGATCACATGGGCCTGACGCAGGTCATCTGCGTAACTGGCCGGGGTGCTGATACGCACTTCGTCCGGATGGTGGAAACGGTGGCCCAGTGAGGTACGACCCGCCTGTTGGGACAGAATATCGCAAGGGATCATGCTGTCGCCCTGCAGCATCACCAGCCATTGGGTCGGACGCACGAATTCGGTCTTGCCAGCACCCCAGCGCATGCGCTTGGGAATCGGCAGCGCGGCCAGTGCGTTATCCACAATGGCTGGCAGCAGGTCGGCAGAAGCCTGTCCGGGAATGTTCTGTACATGGCGCAGGCGTGGGCCGCTCTGGTCCAGCTCGCTCAGTTCAACACCGCACTTGCGGGCAAAACCCAGCGCGGCCTGGGTCGGCTGGCCGTCGGCATCAAAAGCCGCCTTGAGTGGTGGGCCGTCCATTTGGCTGGTGCGGTCGGGTTGCTGCGTCGCCAATTGCTCGACGAACACCGCCAGACGCCGGGGGGCGGCGAAGTAACGTGCCGACTGATATTGCAGACCGGCCTCGTTCAGGCCCTTCTCCACGCCTTCCTGAAAAGCGTCGGCCAGACGCTTCAACGCTTTGGGTGGCAGTTCTTCGGTACCCAGTTCAACCAGAAAATCCAAAGCCAGCATCATTCGGCCTCCTTCAGTTTGGCCAGTACTTCATCACGCAGTTCGGGGCTGGCCATGGGGAAGCCGAGCTTGGCGCGGGCATGCAGATAGCTGTGAGCAATGGCGCGAGACAGAGTCCGCACGCGCAGGATGTAACGCTGACGCTCGGTCACCGAGATCGCGCGGCGGGCATCCAGCAGGTTGAAGGTGTGGGACGCCTTCATCACCATTTCGTAGGCCGGTAGCGGCAATTCGGCCTCGATCAGCCGATTGGCTTCGCTTTCGTAGAAACTGAACAGTTCGAACAACTTTTCGACGTTGGCATGCTCGAAGTTGTAGGTCGATTGCTCCACCTCGTTCTGGTGGAACACGTCACCGTAGGTGACCTTGCCGAACGGACCATCGGAATAGACCAGGTCATAGACCGAATCCACACCTTGCAGATACATGGCCAGACGCTCCAGACCGTAGGTGATCTCACCGGTGACCGGGTAGCATTCAACACCGCCGACCTGCTGGAAGTACGTGAACTGGGTCACTTCCATGCCATTCAGCCAGACTTCCCAACCCAGACCCCAAGCGCCCAGAGTCGGCGATTCCCAGTTGTCTTCCACGAAGCGGATATCATGTACCAATGGGTCGATGCCGATATGGCGCAGCGAATCCAGGTACAGCTCCTGGATATTGTCCGGATTCGGTTTGAGCACCACTTGGAACTGGTAGTAGTGCTGCAGACGGTTGGGGTTCTCGCCGTAGCGGCCGTCAGCCGGGCGGCGACTGGGTTGAACATAGGCCGCGTTCCAGTTTTCCGGGCCGATGGAGCGCAGGAAGGTCGCGGTATGGAAAGTGCCG
Above is a genomic segment from Halopseudomonas litoralis containing:
- the glyS gene encoding glycine--tRNA ligase subunit beta codes for the protein MLALDFLVELGTEELPPKALKRLADAFQEGVEKGLNEAGLQYQSARYFAAPRRLAVFVEQLATQQPDRTSQMDGPPLKAAFDADGQPTQAALGFARKCGVELSELDQSGPRLRHVQNIPGQASADLLPAIVDNALAALPIPKRMRWGAGKTEFVRPTQWLVMLQGDSMIPCDILSQQAGRTSLGHRFHHPDEVRISTPASYADDLRQAHVIADFAERRELIRQRVEQLASEQQGTAIIPEDLLDEVTALVEWPVPLVCSFEERFLDVPQEALISTMQDNQKYFCLLDANGRLLPRFITVANIESSDPAQIISGNEKVVRPRLTDAEFFFQQDKKHTLEQNNERLANVVFQAQLGSVYDKAVRVSSLAAFIAQRIGGNTANAARAGLLSKCDLASEMVGEFPELQGIAGYYYAGHDGEAEDVALALNEQYMPRGAGAELPSTLTGAAVALADKLDTLVGIFGIGMLPTGSKDPYALRRAALGVLRILIEKRLELDLHAALETAIAQYGVAVKSEGLVDQVQDFIFDRLRARYEDEGIDVAVYQSVRAVHPDSPLDFDQRVQAVQAFRQLPGAAALSAANKRVSNILAKADSAVPAAIDPALLNETPEQALADAVLDAEAKVTPLAAERQYRATLEQLAALREPVDAFFDQVLVKAENPQVKANRYALLARLRGLFLGVADISLLG
- the gmhB gene encoding D-glycero-beta-D-manno-heptose 1,7-bisphosphate 7-phosphatase — translated: MKLIILDRDGVINEDSDAFVKSVDEWIPLPGSIDAIARLSQAGWTVAVATNQSGLARGYFSEQTLQAMHQRLHDLVTQQGGRIDLIRHCPHGPDDGCDCRKPLSGLFQQIAAHYAVALDGVPTVGDSLRDLQAGAAMGCQPYLVRTGKGRMTEGKDLPAGTRVFDDLAAVASYLLES
- a CDS encoding metallophosphatase domain-containing protein; the protein is MKLVCVSDTHSLHWDIPDIPDGDVLIHAGDSLGQGTLNNVEDLNNWLGALPHRHKIVIAGNHDWAFQDTPELARKALSNAIYLEDNGVEIEGVRFWGSPWTPAFMDWAFMLDRGQPLHDVWALIPENTDVLVTHGPPLGYGDTVDLGLGSHNVGCRDLLERIDELRLKAVIFGHIHEGYGVYQRGGTPLLNASSCTERYEPYNPPIVLDLDHAGE
- the glyQ gene encoding glycine--tRNA ligase subunit alpha; this encodes MTQTNPAAQTFQGLILALQNYWAQQGCVLLQPYDMEVGAGTFHTATFLRSIGPENWNAAYVQPSRRPADGRYGENPNRLQHYYQFQVVLKPNPDNIQELYLDSLRHIGIDPLVHDIRFVEDNWESPTLGAWGLGWEVWLNGMEVTQFTYFQQVGGVECYPVTGEITYGLERLAMYLQGVDSVYDLVYSDGPFGKVTYGDVFHQNEVEQSTYNFEHANVEKLFELFSFYESEANRLIEAELPLPAYEMVMKASHTFNLLDARRAISVTERQRYILRVRTLSRAIAHSYLHARAKLGFPMASPELRDEVLAKLKEAE
- a CDS encoding lysophospholipid acyltransferase family protein, translated to MSVLMVLRVTLFYLLLSASAAIWGVLMLVIAPFLPYRMRFKLVLEWWCRFAIWLTRRMVGIRYEVTGLENIPDQPGVILSNHQSTWETFFLQQIFRPQTQLIKKELLYVPFFGWAYALLKPIAINRSKARSSLQQLNRIGGQRLRDGMWVLVFPEGTRVLPGSPIKFTRGGSALACANNAPVVPVAHNAGEFWPRNGWGKRPGTVQVKIGPAIYPKGADPRSIVEVNKQAEAWVNKAIQEMQAG